TTTCGGCGTCCGATGCCGTGCCGGGCAGGAAGTGCATGACGCAGAGCGTGCCGATGACGGTGCCGTCCCCGCGCTTCAGCGGCACCCCCACGTAGAACCGCATGCCGAGCGGTCCGGTCACCAGAACGTGGTCGCGCGTGCGCGGGTCGGAGCGGGCATCCTCGACCACCACCGGCTCGGCCGACGGCACCGAGCTCATCGTGAGGTCGAGTTCGCGGGCCACGCGTTCGACGTCGGGTTCGTAGTGCGCCTTGAACCACACGCGGTCGTGGTCGGCGATGCTCACGAGCGAGATCGGCGCGGAGAAGAGCCGGGCGGCCATTCCCGTGACACGGTCGAGCGCCTCGTCGGGCAGGGTGTCGAGCACGTCGGGCCGGGTGATCTCACCGGGCACGCGCGGCTCACCGGCCTCCGGGAAGAGCGGTTCGAGTTCCTCGTCGCGGTGCCGTCCGCTCTCCGCGATCACCAGCATCTTCAGCAGGGCCACCAGTTCGTGGCGGATGGGCCGGGCATCCGGATCCCGCGCTGTCATCGCGGTGAGAAGCTGCTGCCAGTGCTCGGGCAGGCCCTCGGGGATGCGGGGATCGCGCGAGAGCCTGGCCATCGCCGATTCGACGACGCTGCCGGCGAATTCGAGGTGCTGGGTGAAGCACTCCAGCAGCACGAGTCCGAGCGAGTACACGTCTGTCGCGGGGCCGACGGGGCGGCCCGAGGCCTGCTCGGGGCTGAGGTAGCCGGCGGTTCCCGTCGTGGCCCCCTCCTTGGTCATCCGTTCCATGTCGTCGGCGAGCGCGACTCCGAAGTCGGTGAGTTTCGCGCGGGCGCGGGTCGATCCGTCGCCGTAGTCGACGAGCAGGATGTTCGAGGGCTTGATGTCGCGATGCACCACGTTGTGCGCGTGGATGTAGTCGAGCGCCTCGGCCATGTCGTACCCGAGCTCGGCGATGTGGCGCGCCGACAGCGGGGCGGAGCGGATGCGCTGGTGCAGGTCGCTGCCGTTCACCAGCGCCATCACGATGTACCGGTGCGAGCGCCCGTAGTCGTCGGTGTCGAGCCCGGCATCGTGCAGCTGCACGAGCGCGTGGTGGTCGAGCCCTGCCAGAACGGCGAGCTCCCCTTCCTGGCGGCCGGCCTCGATCGCACAGTTGTGGAAC
Above is a genomic segment from Subtercola boreus containing:
- a CDS encoding protein kinase domain-containing protein, translated to MTGARDLPVDKVLGGRYRLDEAIGQGGMATVFRARDEVLGRDVAVKLFHNCAIEAGRQEGELAVLAGLDHHALVQLHDAGLDTDDYGRSHRYIVMALVNGSDLHQRIRSAPLSARHIAELGYDMAEALDYIHAHNVVHRDIKPSNILLVDYGDGSTRARAKLTDFGVALADDMERMTKEGATTGTAGYLSPEQASGRPVGPATDVYSLGLVLLECFTQHLEFAGSVVESAMARLSRDPRIPEGLPEHWQQLLTAMTARDPDARPIRHELVALLKMLVIAESGRHRDEELEPLFPEAGEPRVPGEITRPDVLDTLPDEALDRVTGMAARLFSAPISLVSIADHDRVWFKAHYEPDVERVARELDLTMSSVPSAEPVVVEDARSDPRTRDHVLVTGPLGMRFYVGVPLKRGDGTVIGTLCVMHFLPGTASDAEIANLQDLAALVVSQLELRQVGLRTTTEIATVLPVPAGGLATGV